The genomic stretch AGCATGGCGGGTCTCGCGTGTTGATTATTTACGGTGGCGGAAGTGTGGTGCGCTCCGGCCTTTTGGAACGCGTCAAGAATTCCTTGGCTGCTGCTGGAATTGCCTTTGCTGAAATGGGCGGCGTGCAGCCGAACCCCATTGATACCAAGGTTCGGGTCGGTCTTGAAATTGCCCGCAAATTTAAGCCGGACATGTTGCTGCCGGTGGGTGGCGGTTCCGTTATCGATACGGCCAAGGCTATGGCTGTGGGTTACTATTACGAAGGTGACTTCTGGGATCTTTACGAAGTAGTAGGTGGCAAGAAGAAGGCGACGGGAACCTGTGCGCTGCCTATTGGCGTTGTGCTGACGATTCCTGCTGCAGGTTCCGAGGGTTCCGGCAATGCGGTGATTACCAATACCACTACGAAGGTGAAGGTGGGAATCCGCTATCCAATGCTACTTCGCCCGAAGTTTGCGGTGATGAATCCGGAGCTGACCATGACTTTGCCAGAATGGCAGACTGCCAGCGGCGTCAGCGACATGATGGCCCACATTCTGGAACGTTACCTGAGCAATACTCCCGATGTGCAGATTGGCGACCGCCTTGCCGAAGGTATGCTCCTTGCCATTATGGAATGTGCAGAAAAGGTCATCGCGAATCCCGATGATTACGAAGCCCGCGCCAACATTATGTGGAGCGCCACGGTGGCTCATAACGATACCTGCTCCATCGGCCGCGTTGAAGACTGGAACAGCCATGCCATGGAACATGAAATTTCTGCGGAGTACGATGTTACCCACGGCGCAGGCCTTGCGGTGATTTTCCCTGCGTTCCTGCAGTACGGCGCTAAGCATAATCCCCACAAGATTGCCCAGCTGGGACATCGCGTGTTGGGCATTGCGGACTCCGGCGACGAGGCTGCTGATGCCATGGCTGCAGCCCTTGCCATGAAGACTTGGCTCCACGACAAGCTCCACATGCCGGTGACTTTCGCGCAACTCGGCATAGAAAACCCCAACCTGGAACTTCTCAACGAACGCCTCCACAAGTTGAAGGGTGAGGTTCTTCACGGCTACATGGATCTGGACGCTGCCGCCACCATGGAAATCTACAAGCTGGCTTTGTAAGGTTCGCTGTGTCGGGAATGTTCTATAAATTTTACGGTTGGGAAGGTGCCCCTGAAAAAGTGCGGTACCTTTACGACTTGCTTTCTGAAATCTGGTGCGTTGAAACTTGCGCGCCCCGCCTTCGTCAAAAGTGGTCTCGCGAAAACAAGACTTGCGGACAATGTTCCATTACCGCATTTTTGGTGCAGGACATTTTAGGCGGCGATGTGTATGGCATTCCCTTGCCAGATGGAAGCGTTCACTGCTACAATGTGGTGGGGGAGAGTGTCTTCGACTTGACTAGCGAACAGTTTGACCCGAAGTTTCGCGACGGGTCTTCGGAACCAGGTAAACTTCGTTACGAGAATAATCCCCTGCAGTCTCGTGAGGTTCATTTTGCCAAGGGAGAAAAACGCTTACGTTATGAGTTGTTGAAAGGCCGTTTGCAAGAGATTCTACCGAAAGATTTCAAATAGGATTGCCTTTATTTTATTATCTTAACTCCTGTAAATAATTACAGGAGTTTATATGTCCGTTCAAGTTATGGTAAATGGTATTCCGGGAAACATGGGCAAGATTGTGGCCGAAACCTGCGTGAAGCGCGGCCTGGAACTGGTCCCGTATTCCCTGACTGGTGAAATCATCGTCGAAAACGAATCTGAAGTGGCTGGCAAGACCATCCAGCTTCTGAAGCCCAGCAACCGCGAAGAACGCATCGGTGAAGTTCTTGCCAAGTACCCGAACCTCATCTGCGTTGACTACACTCATCCCACTGCCGTGAACGACAACGCCGCTTTCTACGTAAAGCATAAGATTCCCTTCGTGATGGGCACCACCGGTGGTGACCGTGACGCTCTCCTGAAGCTGGTTGCCGATGCGAACCATCCCAGCGTGATTGCTCCCAACATGAGCAAGCAGATTGTGGCCTTCCAGACCATGATCGAATGGCTGGCTACTGAATTCCCCACCGCCTTCAGCGGCTACAAGCTTTCTGTGGTAGAAAGCCACCAGAAGACCAAGGCTGACACTAGCGGTACTGCTCGTGCCGTGGTTGGCTCCTTCCAGAAGATGGGCTTCAGCTATACTCCGGACGATATCGAAAAGGTCCGCGACGAAAAGAGCCAGATGGAACGTATGGGCGTGCCCGAAGAATACCTGGGCGGTCATGCATTCCACACCTACAGCCTGGACAGCGAAGACGGCACCGTCCACTTCGAATTCCAGCACAACGTGTGCGGCCGTAAGATCTACGCCGAAGGTACCGTTGACGCCGTGAACTTCCTGGCAGAACAGATTGCCGCCGGCACTGCAAAGCCCTTCAACATGATGGACGTCCTCCGCTCCGGTAAGATGCGTTAATCAGCTTAAAGGTTAAAGGATAAAGTTTATAGAAGAATAATGCGAGGCTAAGCCTCGTTGATGAAGAGCGGCGTAGCCGCCTAGCTAAGTTCTTTAACCTTTCCGCTATCACCTCGTCGCTAATATGCGTTCCTATATCCTTAGACGTTTGCTGCTGATGGTCCCGACTCTTATCGGGATTTCATTGGTATGCTTCATCCTGATTCAGTTGCTGCCTGGCGGACCTGTGGAAGAAATGATTTCCCGAGCCCAGCAGGCTGCCGCCATGAAGGGTGGGGTAGATGCGTCCAAGGCGCTGTCGCCAGACCAGATTGCTCAGATCCAGGCCTACTTCGGTTTTGACCAGCCGGCCTGGAAACGCTACCTGACCTGGCTCTGGAACGTTCTCCATCTGGATTTAGGTAACAGCTACACTTACGGCTTGCCTGTCTGGGACGTGATTACCAGCCGTTTCCCCATTTCCTTGTTCTTTGGCTTTACCTCGTTCTTCCTCAGTTATCTGATCTGTATTCCTCTTGGTCTTTGGAAGGCTGTGCGCCACGGAAGCAAACTGGATTCTCTTAGCAGCGGCGTGATTTTCTCGGGCTATGTGATGCCTGGTTACGCCTTGGGTATCTTGCTGATCATCTTTTTGGCAGGCGGCTCCTACCTGGACATTTTCCCGCTAGGCGGCTTGACTTCCGACGAGTTCGAGGACTTTTCCTTCTTTGAAAAGATTGTAGACTTGGCTCACCATCTTGTGCTGCCCATCTTCTGCTACATGATCAGCGAATTTGCGTTCCTTACGTTCCTAATGAAGAACTCTGCCTTGGAGGAACTGGGTAGAGACTACATGCGAACTGCCCTTGCCAAGGGCTTGAGTTTTAGGAAGGCCTTGGTTCACCATGCCCTGCGTAATGCCTTGATTCCCATTGCGACACGTCTCAGCGAAATCTGCACCTTGATGTTTGCCGGAGCCCTTTTGATCGAAAAGGTTTTCGATATCGATGGCATGGGCCTTCTTTACTACAACTCCATGGTGAACCGTGATTATAACGTGGTCATGGGCATCATTTTCCTGAGCAGTTTAATGGCTATGATTGGTCGACTGTTCAGCGATATCCTGTACACCATGGTAGACCCGAGAATCAAATTCAGTTAAAATGAAATGTGAAGAATGAAAAATGAATTAAAACGAATAAATCATTTTTCATCGTTCATACTTCATTCTTCATTTTATATATATTGTTTTCCATGAATAACGAAATCGTTTCTCCTGCTGTTAAAGATTTTCTTTTGTCTCACGGCTATTCTGCCGATGCTGAAATTTCCACTATTGCCGGTGCTGGTTCGGGCCGAAAGTACTACCGTATCGCCAGCGGCGATCGCAGTTGCGTTCTGCAGGTGTCTGCAACGGTGGACGACGATTTCAAACGCTTTGTCGATTATTCCAAGACTTTCGCTGAATATGGCCTTCCGGTCCCTCGAGTCTATTTCGTAGACGAGGCCACCTGTTCCGTGGTGCAGGAAGACCTTGGTGCCCACAACCTCCTGGACAACATTCTTCCTGAAGGTCAGGATAAGAAGTCCGGCAACGTGCGCATTCTCTATCCGGTGGTTATCGATGCTCTGGTCAAGTGGCAGGAAGTTTCCCGCTCTTTGTTCAGTTCCCATTCCGACCTGTGGCTCCGTCGCTTTGACTTTGCCGCCCTCAAGTGGGAAACCGATTATTTTACAGAAAATTTCTTGATGTCCCATAAGGGTATTTCCGAGATTCCGGATTCTGTCCGCAATTTCTATTCCATGATTGCCATTGCCGTGGATGCCCAGCCCAAGGTCCTGATGCATCGCGATTTCCAGAGCCAGAACATCATGGTGAAACCCGATGCCGAAATCGCTTTCGTTGATTATCAAGGCGCTCGCCGCGGTTCCATGTTCTACGATCTTGCAAGTCTTCTTTGGGATCCGTATGTAAGCCTTTCCCTTACCGAGATCAAGGATTTCTTTGAATACTGGCGCACGTCATTCCGTGAAACCAAGACTTACACAAAGGAAGATGCTTGGGAGGCCTTTATCCATGCAAGCCTTCAGCGCGTAATGCAGGCCATGGGTGCCTACTGCTTCCTTTCCAAGGTCAAGGGAATCCAGAAATTCGAAAAGTACATTGAACCGGGCAAGGCTCAGCTCCGTGTGCTGTTCGCCGAATTCAAGAAGGTTGCCAAGGCTACCAGTCCCGAAGTCTTTGAGTTCATGGAAAAGGCTTTGGCTTAATTACGATTTATGAATTACAAATTACGAGAATTTATTTCTCGTAATTTTTTTTGGTTATTAAGATGGCTTTAGTTTATACGAAGTATTATGCTCAGGCGGAAACCTTTGGCCGAGCCATAGGCTTTGCCTACGATGCCCTGGTTCATGGACCTTGTTCCTTCGATGCCAACGCAACCTGGAAGGGACTTGTTGAACGTGTAAAGCAGGGTGTGTATATGGGGGAGGGACTGCTGCTGCCTCATACTCGAGTTCCCGGTTTGGCTCAACCTCTGATGGCCTTCGTTGTTTGTCCCGAAGGATTGACCGGGATTGAAGTCCGTGGTGGCGAAAAGGCTCAGTTCATGTGCGTTCTGCTGTCTCCGGCGGAATCCGCCACAGCCCATACCATGGTCATTGCAGATATGGCAAAGAAAATGCTGAATCCCGAATGGAAAGCCAAGGCCCTGCAGGTCAAGAGCGATGCCGAAATCAAGGCACTCTTTGAGTAATCCGTAAAAGCCTGCCGTACATTTGAATGAGAGTTCGTCGTGGAGATGAACTCTTTTTTTGCTGAATAAAAGAAACTGCATAAAAAGAAACACCCCGCTTGCGCGAGGTGTCTCCAAATGTTCCAGTTGTCGTTGGAAGAACTTGACTACTAGCGAGAGTAGTATTCCACAACGAGCTGTTCCTGCAGCTGTACGGGGATCTGGTCGCGGAGCGGGAGCTTCACGAGAGAGCCGGACATCTTGCCAGCATCAACAGTCAGATATTCAGGAACGGTTGCGCCTGCTGCCAGGGCTTCCTTGATCTGAACGTGTTCCTTAGACTGTTCGCGAACTGCAATCACGTCACCAGCCTTGAGCTGACGAGACGGAGAGAAGCTACGGACGCCGTTCACGGTGAAGTGACCGTGAGCAACATACTGACGAGCAGCAAAGATGGTGCGAGCGAAGCCCATGCGGAGCACAGCGGCATCGAGACGGGTTTCGAGCAAGATCATCAGGTTGTCACCTGCAGAACCGGCGCGACGGTTGGCTTCCTTATAGGCCTTTGCCAACTGAGCTTCGGAAATGTTGTAGGTGAAACGCAGACGCTGCTTTTCAACGAGCTGCTGCTTGTACACAGAAGCGGACTTCTTGCGGTTCTGACCATGCTGGCCAGGAGCAAAGTGACGACGGTCGAGAGCCTTCTGAGTCTTGTTAGAAACAGCAAGGTCCAAGGAACGGGCAACCTTGCCCTTAGGTCCACGGAAAGAGGACATATTAACCTCGTAAAAGGAAGCTCTTTGGTTAACACGTATGCAGGTAGAGCTTAACACAACATACGCTAAGTGTGACCCATATATAGAAATTCTCGTTAAGGATTTCAAGCCGGAAAGGGGAGACTTGCACCGGAGGAACGGCTTTTTTTAATGAACAATGAACAGTGAACAATGAATAATGTCAGTAATGGCGCCTTCGGCGCTCTGTTTAGAAAGCGGCTTTGCCGCCTTTTTTCAAATTGTTAATGATAACTAAGGTGAGTGAAGCGGCCATGCTTGCATGGGCATTTCCGAGCCGATTATCAACAATAACGAAGTTAATCATTGTTAATTGTTAACTGTTAATTCATATATTTACGCCATGAATTGGAACGAACCCCAGCTGATCGATATCCCCATTGTACACGATGAACGTGGTAACCTGAGCGTTGTGGAAGGGGGCGAACTGATGCCCTTTGATATCAAACGCGTATATTACCTGTACGATGTGCCCGGTGGATCTACCCGCGGGGGGCATGCCCATCGTAAGCTTCGTCAACTGATTTTTGCCGCCAGCGGTAGCTTTGACGTGGTGCTGGACGACGGCAAGACCCGTCAGAAGTTCCAGTTGAACCGTTCCTACAAGGGCTTGTACATTCCCACCATGACCTGGCGTGAAATCGAGAATTTCAGCAGCGGTGCGGTATGCATGGTGTTGGCTTCGGAACATTACGACGCTGCCGACTATATATATGAGTATAATGACTTCCTGAAGGAAGTGGAATAAATAGTCCCGGGGTTCACCCGGGCTTTTTCGTTTAGAAATCCTTGGTGTAGTAGACGTTTACTACAGGCTTTGCCCCGAGAGATTCCTTGTACTTGATAAGGCTTTCGTTCAAGTAGTTTCCGCCCTCTTCGGTGGAAATGCCCCAGCTGAAGTTCTTGAAACCTTCGCGGGCTGCTTCACGCATGGCGTTTACATACAACGTTGTGGTTGGATGGAATTCCTTGAAGTTGTCGTCTGGAGCGATGTACTGGGCGTGAAGAACGCCTACTTCAGGGAAGGCGAATAGCATCATTGCGGCCACATAACGGTCGTTAAGCCAGATACCGCGGAAACGGATTCTTTCCTGAGTCGTGCCGTCTGGGGCGGCAACATTGAGACGCTTTTCCAGATCGCAAAGTTCTTCCATGGAATGAACCGGCTTTACGTTATGCTTGGCCTTGGAAATTTCGAGGAAACTGTAGAATTCCTGAAGTTCCCTGGAGGGTTTGCCGGTTTGAACATCGGCCGCATTGAATGCCCGGTAGATAATATCGAACTTTTCAGAATTGCGGAAGATGCGGCGGCAGTCCTTTTCGCAGTTGGCCAGAGGGTCGGCAATCTGGTTGCGGTCGGCATCCACGAGGGTGGTACAGGAACTGAGTTCCGTATGGCGGGTGTATCCCAGATGCTCCAGGGCGTATTCGATTACATCCGGAGATTCCTTGGCGAAAAGGGCCGGAGTAATCTTGAGTCTAACCTTCTTGTATTTGCTTGCGAAAAGCTGGTCTGCAAATTTCAGGGCTTCCATGACTCGGCTTGCAGAGTAGAATGCCTTGCTGAATATGGGACCACCGAAAGTTGAACCCTGATGGGATACGAAAGTCTTGCTACCATCCGGTTCCTGGATTTCGTTGCCTGGAAAATAGACTGCAATGGTTCCGCTACGTTCTAGTGCGAAGCTTGCATCCTTAAAACGATTTTCCGGATGGTAGTTGAGAAACTGCCTGCTCTGTAAAAAAGTCCCATTGACGGATTCCTGGAAAACAAAGTTGTCCAGTCGATGGTCCAGTTCCTTTTTGTAGTTCAGCAGTTCAAGCATATCCTTAAAGTAGTAAATCTTCATCATTTATATTTGCCATTTCATCGCCTTTACGGCAAAAATTGTTTTTTAGAAAGAGGATATTTACTACTTTGGATTCCATGACAAAAGTTCCCTACTATCCCTTGAAGCGCGTGGTGGATTCCTACGAAGGTGAATTGCAGAAGGCAACGAACCGTGTGGTGGAATCCGGATGGTTTATTCGCGGTAAAGAATGCGAATCCTTTGAAAAGGACTTTGCTGATTATTGCGGGGCCAAGTATTGCGTTGGGGTAGGGAATGGCCTGGAAGCTCTTTCCTTGATATTGAAGGGTTATATTGAACTTGGCCGCTTGGAACTGGGTGACGGGGTGATTGTTCCTAGTAACACCTTTATTGCAACCTGGCTTGCGGTAAAGGCTGCAGGACTGGTTCCCATGCCAGCGGAACCTGATTCTGAAACTTCCGTCTTGAATTTGGAAAATGTACAGAAGGCTCTTGTTCACGGCCAGTACAGCAGTGTCCGGGTGAAGGCCATTCTGGCTGTACACCTGTATGGACGTCTTTGCCCTATGGATAGGCTTAAGGCCTTTGCTGAAGAACGTGACCTGCTTCTGCTGGAAGATGCTGCCCAGGCCCATGGTGCCGCCATGATGTGCGTTTCCGCTGAGGATGGTGCGCAGAAGATGTATCGCGCAGGAAATCTGGGTGATGCCGCCGGCTTCAGCTTCTATCCTGGCAAGAACCTTGGGGCTCTTGGGGATGCAGGCGCTGTAGTCACTTCAGACGAAAATCTGGCCTGCGTGGTGCGCATGCTTGCCAATTACGGCTCCGAAAAGAAGTACGTCCACGAATACGTCGGTGAAAATTCCCGCCTGGATGAAATTCAGGCAGCCGTACTGTCTGTTAAGCTTCCTCGGCTGGAGGCAGAAAATGAAAGCCGCCGTAAGCTGGCGGAACGCTATTGCCAGGAAATAAGGAACCCTCTGGTTCGCCTTCCCATGGTAGCTCCTGAAAGAAGAATTTCCCACGTATGGCATATCTTTGCTGTCCACTGTGAACTTCCCGATGGTTCCAGCTGTCGTGACGCCCTCCAGAAACATCTGGCAGGACTTGGCGTGGAAACGCTGATTCATTACCCCACGCCGCCCCACAGGCAGAAGGCCTTTGTGGATACTTACGGCGTGGTGGACTATCCCGTTGCAGAAAAGCTTGCCCGGGAAGAGCTAAGTTTGCCGCTACATCCCTATATGACCGAGGATGAAATCCAGTCCGTCATCGACGGCGTAAACAGTTTTAACCCTACCGAAGTTTCTGCGAAGGCGGGTGCGTAATGTTTGCGAAGAGTTTTTTTGGCTCCGGTGCTGTTACTGCCTTCAATGCCTTTCGTGCCTTTGCCATCAATAAGCTGCTGGCCATATTTCTACCTCCGGCAGCCTTTGCCTGCGTGGGGCAGTTCCTGAACTTGATGTCCATCGGTCAGGCGACATCTAGCCTTGCCTTGCAAAACGGATGGACCAGCCTTACAGCCCAACATAAGGACGATGAAAAATCCCTCTTGGGAGTTTGGCGTGGCGGTGTTCGCCTAACAACCTTCGCCACGATCTTTACCTGTGTAGCAGCAGTCCTGTTCTGCTTCATGGCCCCTCTGGAAACCTTGTTCCCGGGAATGAACACCCGCTTGGTTCAGGCTGCAATTCTCTTTTCCTTGCCGGGAATTTTTGCAACGAACTTGATTACCATTAGTGCCGCGGTCATGAACGGCCTTGGCCAGAATCGAAAGTGGGCCCTCATCAACATGGTGGCTTCCGCCTGGCAGGTCCTTTGGGTGGCCTTCTTCCTCTATACGGAACGGCTTTCTGTGTTGTCCATCATTGCAACCCAGTCCATCTTTGCTGGCGTTTTTGCAATGCAGATTGCCTCTAGGGCTGGCTTTAGCCT from Fibrobacter sp. encodes the following:
- the rpsD gene encoding 30S ribosomal protein S4; this encodes MSSFRGPKGKVARSLDLAVSNKTQKALDRRHFAPGQHGQNRKKSASVYKQQLVEKQRLRFTYNISEAQLAKAYKEANRRAGSAGDNLMILLETRLDAAVLRMGFARTIFAARQYVAHGHFTVNGVRSFSPSRQLKAGDVIAVREQSKEHVQIKEALAAGATVPEYLTVDAGKMSGSLVKLPLRDQIPVQLQEQLVVEYYSR
- a CDS encoding ABC transporter permease subunit — protein: MRSYILRRLLLMVPTLIGISLVCFILIQLLPGGPVEEMISRAQQAAAMKGGVDASKALSPDQIAQIQAYFGFDQPAWKRYLTWLWNVLHLDLGNSYTYGLPVWDVITSRFPISLFFGFTSFFLSYLICIPLGLWKAVRHGSKLDSLSSGVIFSGYVMPGYALGILLIIFLAGGSYLDIFPLGGLTSDEFEDFSFFEKIVDLAHHLVLPIFCYMISEFAFLTFLMKNSALEELGRDYMRTALAKGLSFRKALVHHALRNALIPIATRLSEICTLMFAGALLIEKVFDIDGMGLLYYNSMVNRDYNVVMGIIFLSSLMAMIGRLFSDILYTMVDPRIKFS
- a CDS encoding PTS sugar transporter subunit IIA encodes the protein MALVYTKYYAQAETFGRAIGFAYDALVHGPCSFDANATWKGLVERVKQGVYMGEGLLLPHTRVPGLAQPLMAFVVCPEGLTGIEVRGGEKAQFMCVLLSPAESATAHTMVIADMAKKMLNPEWKAKALQVKSDAEIKALFE
- a CDS encoding phosphotransferase; translated protein: MNNEIVSPAVKDFLLSHGYSADAEISTIAGAGSGRKYYRIASGDRSCVLQVSATVDDDFKRFVDYSKTFAEYGLPVPRVYFVDEATCSVVQEDLGAHNLLDNILPEGQDKKSGNVRILYPVVIDALVKWQEVSRSLFSSHSDLWLRRFDFAALKWETDYFTENFLMSHKGISEIPDSVRNFYSMIAIAVDAQPKVLMHRDFQSQNIMVKPDAEIAFVDYQGARRGSMFYDLASLLWDPYVSLSLTEIKDFFEYWRTSFRETKTYTKEDAWEAFIHASLQRVMQAMGAYCFLSKVKGIQKFEKYIEPGKAQLRVLFAEFKKVAKATSPEVFEFMEKALA
- the dapB gene encoding dihydrodipicolinate reductase encodes the protein MSVQVMVNGIPGNMGKIVAETCVKRGLELVPYSLTGEIIVENESEVAGKTIQLLKPSNREERIGEVLAKYPNLICVDYTHPTAVNDNAAFYVKHKIPFVMGTTGGDRDALLKLVADANHPSVIAPNMSKQIVAFQTMIEWLATEFPTAFSGYKLSVVESHQKTKADTSGTARAVVGSFQKMGFSYTPDDIEKVRDEKSQMERMGVPEEYLGGHAFHTYSLDSEDGTVHFEFQHNVCGRKIYAEGTVDAVNFLAEQIAAGTAKPFNMMDVLRSGKMR
- a CDS encoding GNAT family N-acetyltransferase, giving the protein MMKIYYFKDMLELLNYKKELDHRLDNFVFQESVNGTFLQSRQFLNYHPENRFKDASFALERSGTIAVYFPGNEIQEPDGSKTFVSHQGSTFGGPIFSKAFYSASRVMEALKFADQLFASKYKKVRLKITPALFAKESPDVIEYALEHLGYTRHTELSSCTTLVDADRNQIADPLANCEKDCRRIFRNSEKFDIIYRAFNAADVQTGKPSRELQEFYSFLEISKAKHNVKPVHSMEELCDLEKRLNVAAPDGTTQERIRFRGIWLNDRYVAAMMLFAFPEVGVLHAQYIAPDDNFKEFHPTTTLYVNAMREAAREGFKNFSWGISTEEGGNYLNESLIKYKESLGAKPVVNVYYTKDF
- a CDS encoding iron-containing alcohol dehydrogenase; the encoded protein is MNSFTFYSPTEFVFGRATESQVGELCAKHGGSRVLIIYGGGSVVRSGLLERVKNSLAAAGIAFAEMGGVQPNPIDTKVRVGLEIARKFKPDMLLPVGGGSVIDTAKAMAVGYYYEGDFWDLYEVVGGKKKATGTCALPIGVVLTIPAAGSEGSGNAVITNTTTKVKVGIRYPMLLRPKFAVMNPELTMTLPEWQTASGVSDMMAHILERYLSNTPDVQIGDRLAEGMLLAIMECAEKVIANPDDYEARANIMWSATVAHNDTCSIGRVEDWNSHAMEHEISAEYDVTHGAGLAVIFPAFLQYGAKHNPHKIAQLGHRVLGIADSGDEAADAMAAALAMKTWLHDKLHMPVTFAQLGIENPNLELLNERLHKLKGEVLHGYMDLDAAATMEIYKLAL
- a CDS encoding FdtA/QdtA family cupin domain-containing protein, giving the protein MNWNEPQLIDIPIVHDERGNLSVVEGGELMPFDIKRVYYLYDVPGGSTRGGHAHRKLRQLIFAASGSFDVVLDDGKTRQKFQLNRSYKGLYIPTMTWREIENFSSGAVCMVLASEHYDAADYIYEYNDFLKEVE
- a CDS encoding DegT/DnrJ/EryC1/StrS family aminotransferase, whose translation is MTKVPYYPLKRVVDSYEGELQKATNRVVESGWFIRGKECESFEKDFADYCGAKYCVGVGNGLEALSLILKGYIELGRLELGDGVIVPSNTFIATWLAVKAAGLVPMPAEPDSETSVLNLENVQKALVHGQYSSVRVKAILAVHLYGRLCPMDRLKAFAEERDLLLLEDAAQAHGAAMMCVSAEDGAQKMYRAGNLGDAAGFSFYPGKNLGALGDAGAVVTSDENLACVVRMLANYGSEKKYVHEYVGENSRLDEIQAAVLSVKLPRLEAENESRRKLAERYCQEIRNPLVRLPMVAPERRISHVWHIFAVHCELPDGSSCRDALQKHLAGLGVETLIHYPTPPHRQKAFVDTYGVVDYPVAEKLAREELSLPLHPYMTEDEIQSVIDGVNSFNPTEVSAKAGA